The DNA window GACGGGCGGCGCGTGGTGTTCGTCAACCCCGACGACCTGACCGAACTCGGTTTCGGCGACGGTGAACTGGTCGACCTGGTGTCCGAATGGGACGGTGCCCAGCGGCGCGCGGAACGCTTCCGAGTGGTGGCGTACCCGACCGCGCGCGGGTGCGCGGCGGCGTACTTCCCCGAGGCGAACGCGTTGGTACCGCTGGATTCCGTGGCTTCCGTCTCGAACACCCCGGCGTCGAAGAGCATCGTGGTGCGGCTGACCGCACCGCACTGATCAGCTCGTCACCCGGCGCGCGAGGAAGTCGCGGATCAGCGCGGCGACCTCGTCGCCCGCGCTCTCCAGCAGGAAGTGCCCGCCGTCGAGGAGGTGGATCTCCGCGTCCGGCACGTCCTCCGCGAACGCGCGGGCGCCGTCGGGACCGAAGATCTCGTCGCCCTCGCCCCACACCGCCAGCACCGGCGGGCGGTGGCGGCGAAGGTACTCGTGCAGCGCCGGGTACAGCGGCGGATTCGTCGCGTAGTCAGCGAAAAGCGCGAGCTGGATCGCGTCGTTACCGGGCCGGGACACCGCCGCGAAGTCGTGGTGCCAGGTGTCGGGGCTGACCAGGCTCTCGTCTTCGACGCCGGTGAGGTACTGCCACCGGATGGCCTCCAGCGTCAGCGCGCCGCGCACCCCGGCTTCGGTTTCGGGCGTCTGCTCGCGGTGGTACTCCCACACGGGCTTCCAGAAGGCCGGGACGAACCCGGCGTCGTAGCCGTTGCCGTTCTGCGTGACGATCGCCGTGACCGCGGACGGGTCGGCCAGCGCGAGCCGCCAGCCGATCGGGGCGCCGTAATCCTGGACGTACAACGCATAGCGCGTCACGCCGAGGTGGTCGAGCAGCCCGGCGGTCAGTTCGGTCAACGCATCGAAGGTGTAGGTGAACTCGTCGGCGGGCGGCGCCGCGGACAACCCGAACCCGAGGTGGTCCGGAGCGATCACGTGGTAGCGATCGGCCAGCGCGGGGATCAGCTCGCGGAACATGAACGAGCTGGTCGGGAAGCCGTGCAGGAGCACGATCGCGGGCGCGTCGGCGGGACCGGCCTCGCGGTAGAACAGCTCCTGGCCTCGAACGGTCGCGTAGCGGTGGTGAACGGCAGCCACATCTAACCCCTTTACTCATTTTTGATGGTTAGAGCACAGCATGGCTCGCCATAACCTGTCAAGACCAGGTTTGGAGGTTAGACTTCGGGGGTGACCGATGAGACGCTGCTGCTCGATCTGCTGAACACCACGCCGGTCGTCGACGGGACGCCTCGCGACGACCTGGCTGACGCCTCAGCGGGCGCGCATTGGCTCTCCGAGCACGGACAACCGGCCTCGGAGCGCGAATGGCGGG is part of the Amycolatopsis sp. CA-230715 genome and encodes:
- a CDS encoding alpha/beta fold hydrolase yields the protein MAAVHHRYATVRGQELFYREAGPADAPAIVLLHGFPTSSFMFRELIPALADRYHVIAPDHLGFGLSAAPPADEFTYTFDALTELTAGLLDHLGVTRYALYVQDYGAPIGWRLALADPSAVTAIVTQNGNGYDAGFVPAFWKPVWEYHREQTPETEAGVRGALTLEAIRWQYLTGVEDESLVSPDTWHHDFAAVSRPGNDAIQLALFADYATNPPLYPALHEYLRRHRPPVLAVWGEGDEIFGPDGARAFAEDVPDAEIHLLDGGHFLLESAGDEVAALIRDFLARRVTS